CGCCTCGTAGAGCGGCCAGCGGAGTTCTGCAGTCCAAAGGGGATTTTACCCCAGACGCTTCATAAGCGTTCGGAGAAGCCGGACTGGGTCGGCGTCTAATACGCGGGCAATGACCAGAAACTCCAAGACATCGATGCGCCGCTCTCCACCCTCGTATTTGGCCACAAACGACTGAGGCTTCTTCAGACGCTCGGCCACCTCCCATTGGGTTAGGCCGGCACGCTTTCGAGCTTCGAGCAGGAGTTGCCCGAAAGCCTTCTGCGCGTCGCTGTGAACAGACTTTACTAAGCCATGCTGCCGAGGGGTCATCAAGGCGGCAGGCTGATCCTAATAATGAATTATCCCAAAAGTGGATACTTGCCGCGAAGCAAGTTATGGGTCCGACCGGAGTGGCAAATTCGGAGGATAACCCAATGGCGACCGCCGCAGGCGATGAGGGGATTGAATCGCGACATCCGGGTGCGGGTAGGGGACCCCTGCCAAGGCACGGCTATCTCGCGCTACGGCAGCGCTATGAGCCGCAAAGCGTCGGCCTTATTGTCGTCGCCGAGTCGCCACCTCAGTCGGGAGAGTATTTCTACGATCCCACCGGTAGGGTTACAGAGCCGCTTTTCGCGGCGCTCATGAAGGCACTAGGCATTTGTCCGAGCACAAAAGCGTGCGGGCTACGCGCATTCCAGCAACAAGGCTGGGTCTTGGTCGATGCGACCTACGAGCCGGTGGACAAGATGAGCAATACGCGGCGTGACGCGGTCATCATCCGCGACTACCCGTTGCTTCGCGATGACCTCATGAATTTGGCGCCTGATCGGTCGGTGCCGGTAATCCTGATCAAGGCGAATATATGTAGGCTCCTGGAGCCGATGCTCTCGGCCGACGGCTTCAATGTCGTCAATCGAGGGGGGAGCATTCCATTTCCGAGTCATGGTTGGCAGCGGGTTTTTGGACATAAATTCGCCGCCACTTTGAAGGCAGCCGAAGTCTCGGCGTAAAAAGAGGCCAGGGCCACTTGGGCCCTGGCCTTCAAACCGCATCTCCGGCGCCGCCGGCGTCAGTGTAGGTTGTCCAGCGTGTAGCCGGAAAATTTGTGGGCGAGCGCCTGGCTCATACTGTCGACCTGGTCGTCGTGCTTGCCATGGGGAAAGGCGAGAAGTTCGGCGAGCAAGTCGGGTATGAATGGCGCATCCTTCGGAAAGTGCACGTGCCCGGCTTCGAATTTTGAGGTTTGGATAAAGAGCCGGGTTTCTTTATCTCTTTCCACCGGAACGGCCTTGACCCTATGTCGACCCATCGAGCGCAGCTCTTGGGCCAGCGCAATGCCGGCGGATGCATCTTCAATGACGATCAGAGTGGGCTCGTAGCGCTGGGCAAGTGCCAACGCCTTGTCGCGCAATTGCGGGAAATTGTATCGGCCACGTTCCATATTTAGGAGATAGTAGTGGCCGTCCTGAACCTGCCAGGCGCTGAAGGCTGAATAGCTGTTTTGCGGGCCATCCTTGCTGGCCGCATCGATGCTCAGAAGCACTTTGGTCTTGGTCGTACGTTCAGGTGGCCTGTCATACCAACACAGCCAATTCCTTAGGACCGTGGCGCCGCCCTCTGGGATAGGCGCCTGCTGGTACTGCGCGCCGAAGTCATAGCTCCCGAGGTCCTTCTGAAGGCCCCTAAGGGTTTCGAGCGACTCATGCTCGGGATGCAGCGCGGTCCCGGCACGGCGGGTATGGAACTCGTCGTCGCCGATCGGCACTTGCTCGTCGACTTCGGCGATCGCCGGCAGGCTCAGGACCTCCCATTGATCGGAACTGCCCATCAGATGACCCGAGAGGTCGTCCATGTGGACGCGTTGTGTCACGACGATAATAGCACCCGTCTCCTTGTTATCGAGCCGCGATACGAGTGTATTGGAGAACCACTGATTGAGACTATCGCGACGCACCTTCGACTGAGCGTCCACCGGCTTTTGGGGGTCGTCGAGGATGATCATGTTGCCGCCGAGCCCGGTGAGGACGCCGCCGACCGACGTAGCTTTGCGGAATCCCTTCAAGGTCGTCGTGGCCTCGTCGTCGAGGCTACGACTCAGCCGCATCTGCGAAAAGGCGCGGGCATACCAAGGCGACTCGACGATCGATCGGAAATCACGGGCGTGCTTCAAGGACAGCTCGCTACCGTAGCTGATCGAGAAAATGCGCTGCCGTGGATCGTGCCCAAGAACGAACGCCGGAAATGCCACGGACACCGTGATCGATTTCAGATGGCGGGGTGGCATGTTGATGATGAGGCGATTGATCTCGCCGCGACGAACGCGCTCAAGCTGATAGGCGATGGCGCGAATATGCCAGTTAGGCAGAAACGGCATGCCGGGATTGAGCGTGAGCATGCTGTGCTTCAAGAAGCTCTCGAAGTCGGTCAGCAAGGCGAAGTCAAGCAAGTCGCGTTCGGTTATCTCATTCATGGGACTACTCCTTCACAGGTCGGGAATTTGCGGGGAAGCGTTTCGCGAACTCTTCAAGGATCGACTTCTCGTCGTGGCTGAGCGGTTCGCCGTGCTCAGTCTCGACGCTTTCAATCAGGCGATAGCGGTTCAGGAGAAAAGCCATCGCCTTGAGGTCGCCTTTGAGGGCCGCCTCGAGGCATCGAAGATAGAGACCCTCTAGCCTTGAGACCTTGCGCGCGCGCCCGCCTTCGCGAACCTCTATGCGCTGGTGCATGATCTCGCGGAGGATGGTGGATTCATTCTTGGCCCCCTTCGGCCGTCCCTTCGGATTGCCGCTTTGGCCAGGCTTGAACTGGTGCTTCTTAGGTGGCTTGCCGTACCCAGTGTCATAGCCATCGCCGGCATTCTTGGTCCGCGCCTTCTTCGAGTTGTTGGGCTTGATCATGAGCGACGACCTTTCGAGGGCTGGGGAATATTGCCTGTAGCGGCGGTAAGCTCATCAAAGGTTTGGCCGGTGCTTTCGAGAGTCGCGTCGCGTTTCGTCAGTTTCTGCCAACGCCGGATCGCTACATCGGCGTAATGCGGGTCGATCTCCAGGCAGAAAGCCCGGCGCCCGGTCTGCTCGGCAGCGATAATGGTTGTCCCGGAGCCTGCGAAGGCGTCGAGGACGATCGATCCACGGCGAGAGCAGTCCCGCATGGCATCGGCGATCATGGCGACCGGCTTCACCGTCGGGTGCATCTTGAGTTCGTCCATGCGGCCCGCTCGGAACGTGTTCACGCCGGCATAGCGCCATACGTTCGAGCGATTGCGACCGCCAGCCCCAAGACCAAAATTGTTCAGATGGGGCGCCTGGCCATGTTTGAACACGAAAACAAACTCGTGCTCGCTTCGATAGAAGCTACCTTGACCGGCATTGTTCTTGACCCACACGCACACATTCTTGAGTTCGTCGAAGGCGTCGGTGCCAGCGGACGTGAGATCGGCGATATGGCGCCAGTCCATGAAGACGTAGTGGATGGCGCCGTCGATCGAGTTGTCGGCACAAAGTCCAAGTGTTTCCTTGAGAAACGCCTCGAACTCGGCAGAGGTCATCTCACCTGACGCGCAGGCAAACTCGCGTCGCTTGATGCGGCCGCGGCCACCAACATTTCCCTGGATGCGGACATTATACGGCGGGTCGTGGATGCCCATCTCGGCGATCTCACCGCCCATGAGCTGCGCGAAGGCCGTCTCATCCCGCGCGTCACCGACTAGAAGCCGATGGCGGCCCAACACGAATAGGGCACCGGCCCAAGACACGGCGGGGCCTTCCAGCGGCTCGACTTCCTCATCGATAGGGTCGGCGGTGCCGTCGGCGATGCTGTCGAAAACCATATCGATCTCTGCCGGCTCGAACCCGGTGATTGACAGATCGAGGCCAATCTCCGGCAGGGCCAGTTCGAGTTCGCCGAGCTCGAGCGACAGGATCTCGAGATCCCAGGCACTCTTGGTTGCGAGTTGGTTGTCGGCGAGCGCGTAAGCCCGGAGTTCTGTCTCCGAAAGATGCGAGACCCGGATGACCGGGATACGCTTCAGCCCAAGCTTCTTTGCTGCGCCCCATACGACATGGCCGGCAACGATCCGGCTCTGCTCGTCGATCACGACAGGCTTGATCACCCCGAACTGGAGTATCGAATTCGCGACGGCTTCTTCTTGCGCCTTGTTATGGGCACGTGCGTTCCGCTTGGCCGCCTTGAGGGACGCAGGCGAGAGCATCTCCACCATCCATGGCAGCTTCGCTGCAAGCGGAGAAGTAGAAACCCTATTTTGGGTTTCAATTGCGCGAGACTTTTTCAAACGTTTCGACATGGGTCACCTCAATGTACTGAGTGGAGGGGAGGCGGGAACAGCAAAGCAAACCAACGACTGCCCGGCCGATCGCGTCGCAATGTCGGTGCAGGGATCATGCGCTGCCCCGTCCGCGCTTGCTCGGCGTCGTCTTTGACAGGACGGCCTGCAGATCGTGCGCCAGTCGCGTGAGTTCGATGACCGTCGAAGAGATTCCGGCTTCCCGGCGAAGGAAAGGCATCAGCTCTTGATCTTCGAGCACGGCCACCTCGCGAGACCCGTCCGCAGCGTGGTCGACCGGCGGCCCTTTCCTTGAAGCGATCACGAGTGAAACGGCTCGGGTTGTTAGGACCGCTAGGTCTCCTGGCTTAGCTGACTGCATGATCTTTTGCCGGTCGAATAGCTCGGCGGTATCCCAATTTAGTATCTCGGCATGCTTTGGCTCGAGTAAAGGGCGAGCGCGACGCAGAATCTTGACCGCGGCGCGCTGCGGCCATCCATGCTGCAAAAGATTCGCGCCGAGAAGCAGGGCGAATGCTTCATACGGCGAGAAAAGCACCTCAGATCCTCGCCCGGGAGCTTCGCTTGAAAAGAAAGCGTAGTTCGACTTCTCCGGATCGTTGGAGCGCGGACTGCGTTTCAAGATGCGATCGGTATCAAGGAGGCGCTTCGCAGCTATCCTCAGTGCCTCGCTCGGAGAAGGGCCCTCGCCGCGAGTCACTGAGATGGCCTCCAAGACCTGATTGCGCTTATAGCTTTCCATTGGAGTATTAATCCAGGTTTCAAATAGAATATAGGCGGACAGGCAACTTTGCACAAGAGAGGGAAATATCAGTGGAATTAGTTAGTTAGGAGGAGGTGGGCGCGATTCATGGATGCCGTGACGTAGCGCACACGAGCCGATGTCCGGATTTGGGCGCGATGCAGATATGGATTGTGACACGGTCGGCGGCCGCTCATGACCCAAAGCGGACAGTGGGTGGGGACCTGAAGCCACCCGGCAAATTCTCTCTGACAGTTAGGTTTCGAACGATTGAGGCTGGACTCCGCTATATCCATTAGGATATAGCGGATGAAACAGCTTGTATGATCTGTCGAGCAAAGCGGCTGCGATGAACAAGACGCTGGGAAAGAAGCGGGGTGAAGCGACGAGTGCTCGACTGCCGTCCAGTCGAGACACGGCTAAACCGCGTCCTTTCCCCCGGCTTCGCATCATGGTGCGGCCAGGGCTTGTTCTGGGGCCGGGAAAAGTCGACCTGCTCGAAGCCATCGAGCGGGCCGGCTCCATCTCCGGTGCAGGGCGCGACCTGGGCATGTCGTACCGGCGAGCATGGCTGCTCGTCAGCGCGCTCAACGAGATGTTCGGCAAGACACTTGTGAACACCTCTCCCGGCGGCGCAGGCGGAGGCGGCGCCGAGGTCACCGACTTCGGCCGCGCCGTCGTTGACGCTTATCGGCGCGCCGACGCGCGATCTAATCAAGCCATCCGCGAAGAGTTCGCGCGGATCGGACACGACATGATGGACGACTAAGGAGACACAAAAAGCTTTGGCACGCCGAAACTGAACGTCGGCGTTTAGTGAAAAGCGGGGGCTTTTTTCAATGAGTCGGAAACTGCACAAGGGCGGACTCAGTCTGCTCGCACGCACCGCTGTGCTTGCCATCCCGATCGCGTACGCGCCGTCGGCCAGAGCTGCCGACGTCGATCAATTGGAGGCCCAGATGCGGGCCATGGAGGTTCAGCTACGAGAGCTGAAACGGGAGGTCACCGAGGCTAAGGCCCAAGCTGCCGCGGCGAAATCGTCGAACCGTAGCGCGGACGGTGACGCCTTCGGCCTGAAGGTCAAGTGGAAAGGCGCGCCGGAGCTTTCCAACAACGATGGGAAGTTCAAGTTCAAAGTCCGTGGGCGGATTAATGTCGACTACAACGGCATCGATCAGGACGAGCAGATCACCGGCGAGCCCGATGTCAGCGCGGTTGAGCTGCGCCGGGCGCGGCTCGGCGTTGAGGGCGTCCTCTACTATGACTGGGTTTACAAGTTCGAGGTCGATTTCGCCGGCGACAATACGGCCATCAAGGACGCCTACATCGAATACACTGGACTGCCCGTCAATCTGAGAGCCGGCCACTTCAAGACATACAACTCTCTCGAAGCCCTCATGAGTGCGAACTACATCACCTTCATGGAGAAGGCGGCATTCATCGAGGCATTCAGCATCGACCGTCTCATCGGCGGCGGCGTGTCCTACTACGAGAACAAGCATTGGACGGCCGAAGCCGGCATTTTCGGCACGGCGGCCGAAGCGGACCAGACGGCGTATTTCGACGACGGCACGACCTATTCGGCGCGCGTCACAGTGGCGCCCATCAACAGGGACCGCCAAGTCGTCCATCTTGGCGGCAGCGTCCGGCATCGCGATGCCTCGAGCCAGTCGCGTGACGGCAGCGACGATCTCTTGTTTCGCTATCGCGCGCGCGGAGCGGACTTGCATCTCGCCGATCGGTTCGTGTCCACGCCGCAGTTCGGCGACTCGGACACGCTGTGGGGCCTGGAAGGCGCGGTCGTGCTCGGATCGTTCTCCGTTCAGGGCGAGTATGCGCAGGACACAGTGCAAGCCCCGACGGCACTCGGGAGTGCCGACCCGACCTATAATGGCTGGTATGTCGATGCGAGCTGGTTCCTCACCGGAGAATCGAGGCCCTACGCGAACGGTCAGTTCGTACGGGCGAAGGTGCAGAACCCGGTCTATGACGGCAGCGGGGGCTGGGGCGCCTGGCAGATCGCGGGACGCTACGACGTGGTCGATCTATCCGATCAATCGGCCCTCATCCCGGGCTGCACCGCCTGCGCCGAGCAGGTTACCTGGCTGATCGGTCTCAACTGGTACCTCAACGACTACGCACGGCTGATGCTGAACGTGAACCAGTCGGAGATCGAAGGTGGCGTCAACGACGGCGCCGAGATCACCGGTGTCGGCATGCGCGCCCAAGTCGACTGGTAAATGTCTCGATGGGAGCAAGATAAAATTCGGGCGGAACTGAAACGCCACCGTCGATGCCAGGGCGGCAAGTATCGAGCTAGGATGCCCTGCGGCCACTGCGAGAGCTTCGATGCCAGGTTCGGCTATAGGCTCCTGAACGGTGAATTTTTCTGCAGCCTGCGTGAACTCCTGATCCTGATCGTGCAATGGAGAAGACAGTGCAAGTCCACGTGACTACACAGCGCGCTGGCTCACCATCCGCCGGCTCGAGAAACCATTGTCACTTGGGATCACAGGCCCGTCGTGCACTAACAATCGAACCGGACCACTCAGACCGGGCCAACCAAGGACCGGAGACAAATGTGCGTAGATCATTACCGATCTGCATGGATCTCATCTCGTACTCAACGGAGGTAGAATGAAACACACAGCGCTGAGAGTCTGCTTCGGCTTGGTGCTGGCGGCATTTGCTTGCGTGCCCGCAACATCATCCCATGCAGATGAGGCGACCATTGCCGTCGCCGCCAATTTCACATCGACCGCACGGAAGCTCGGCGCGGTCTTCGAGGCGTCGACGGGACATCATGTTGTTTTCAGCTTCGGTGCGACCGGGCAGCTTTACACCCAGATCGCGCATGGGGCCCCGTTCGATGCGTTCCTGGCGGCGGATCAAGAACGTCCGGAGTTGGCCGTTAGCGAGGGACATGCTGTTTCGGGCACGCGCTTCACCTATGCGATCGGCTTGCTCGTTCTTTGGAGTGCCGATCCCCAGCTGATCGATGGCACGCCGGCGGTCTTGTCCGATCCGACCCTGCGCCATGTCGCCATCGCCAACCCGGCCACAGCGCCCTATGGCGCGGCCGCGGTCGAGACGATGAAGGCGCTCAGTGTTTTTGAGGACCTTAAGCCGCGGCTCGTTGAGGGCAAGAATGTCAGCCAGACCTATCAATTCGTGGCGACAGGCAACGCACCGGTGGGCTTCGTCGCGGCTTCGCAGATCCTGGAGAACGACACCGGATCGAGCTGGGCCGTGCCGGCCAACATGTATGCGCCCTTGCGGCAAGACGCGGTACTTCTGACGTATGGCCGTGACAACGAGGCGGCCAAGGACTTTCTGGAGTTCCTAAGAGGCACGGAAGCCGCCAAATTGATTGAGCGGCTCGGCTATAGGCCGCCGGGAGAGAACTAAAGGGAGACTGTCGCCATGTTCGATGCAGCGATATTCGAGACGATCCTGCTCACGCTGCAACTGGCGGCTGCCTACAAGAGCGACATCCCGTGGTCGAGGCACGGCCTTCAGAGCCAGCAAGTTCGTTGCCTACGGGATTAGATCGGCTTCTGCTACGAAGCGGCCGTGTCGGCTCGCGCTCCGCAAGGCCGCTTTTGACCCAAAGCGGACGCGAAGCGTCAAAGTTCAAAACGCGGCATCCTGGAATTTCGATCAACTCGCTGGACGGCTCTCAGCCCAGGTTAGCAACGCATCGAGCGCTGGACATAGAGCCTGACCCCACTCCGTCAGACCGTATTCGATTTTCGGCGGCACTTCCGGATAAACGGTTCGGTGTTTTTCCACTCAGGTTGCTGAGGCGCCAAGTCGCCGAGCCGGTCCAGCGCGAACAGCGCCTGGCCGCAGAGCGGATGCGAGACCCAGGTGGCGCCGTCTTGGTCGACCACCGCCAACCGACCCGCAGGAGGCACGTAGTCTGTGCAGCCTTGCGCGGTCGTCTTGGCCACAAGTTCGAGGATGGCGGTCTTGGCCGCGCCGTCGTTCCATGATGGCAGCGGGTCGTCCGCCTCCGCGCGCGCCTAAGGGCTCAGGAACGGGCAAAGCAGAACCGCGATAAAAGCCGCAAGGACTAGGCGCTTCGTCCTGAACGCACTCATCGTGCGTCTCCTTTCGATGGACGATCCGAGGAAGATGGGCGGCCTGTCGGCCGTCCATCTCTCGAAGCCTAATACGAGATCTAGTGACCTGCGTGGCTCGACGACTTCATTTCCTTCACCTGCTGCACGACCTGCTCCAGGTTGTAGCTAGCCGGGTTCTGCAGCGGCGGAAAGTCGACGTAGGTCTCAAGATGCTTTAGCCACAGCGCCTGACCGATAGGCAGCATATTCCAGACATATTGATAAGCCGTGACCGGGCCTGCGAGGGCGCCGCCGACGCCCATGAGCGTCTTTGCGTGAGCGCCAATGGACGTCTCGAAGGGATCGCGCTTGATGTTGACGACCTGGGTCCAATGATACGGCAAGGCGCCGGCGACAAAACCCGCTGGACTCTGCGACACCATCGCGAAGTACATCTTCCAGTTCTTGTACCGCACCGCTGACGGGACCTTGCCGGACCAGTACAGGAAGTGATCCCGGGCCGACGTGTCGGACTTGCCGGTCAGGTAGTCGATCTGATTGACGCCGTCGAGCGTGGTCTTGACGATGCCGGGATATTCGCCCTTTTCGATTTGTGACTTCAATTTGTCGGCTTTCGGACCTCCGGCGATCTCAACGAATGTAGGCAGCCAGTCGAGTGACGAAAAGGTGTCGTTCTTCACCGTGCCAGGCTTGATCTGGCCCGGCCAGCGCACGACGGTCGGGGCGCGCATTCCGCCTTCCCAGGTGGTCAGCTTGCCACCTGCAAATGGGGTAGTTCCTCCGTCAGGAAAGGTGATAGTCTCGGCACCGTTGTCGGTGGTGAAGACGACAATCGTATTGTCGAGTTCGCCCATCTCCTCGAGCTTCTTCAGGACATACCCGATATTGTCGTCCATCTGCTTCATGCCGGCTTCGTTGGCGCCCCAGTCCTTTCCGCCGGGTTCGCCCACCATGGCGTTGTACTTATCCGACAGAACCGTCGTGACGTGCATGCGGGCCGGGTTGTACCAGACGAAGAAGGGCTTGCCGGTTTTCTCGGGATCGTTACGATCGAGGAAGTCGATGACCTGGGCCGAGATCTCCTCGTCTACCGTCTTGGACCGCTCCAAGGTAAGCGGGCCCTCGTCCTTGCAGGTCTGGTTCTTGCCTGTTCCGTCGGAGGAGGTGCAATGGAGTACCGGCCGGGGCGGCGTCATGCAGATGCCGTCCTTGGGATCAATCGCGCCGGGCACCGGATCGAGCCCCGGGACCGGCGTGTTTTTGCAAGGCGGCGCCACCGCCTGGTCGGTCGGCGTCTTGTTGATGTCGGGGAAGCTGACCCCTTGCATGGCGTCCAGGTGATAGAGGTAGCCCCAGAACTCTTGAAAGCCATGCGCGGTCGGCAGCGAATCCGCGTGGTCGCCCAGATGGTTTTTGCCAAACTCGCCGGTCGTGTAGCCGAGGTTCAGAAGGAACCTGGCCAATGCCGGGGTACCGGGTTTCAGGTAGGACGTTGCGCCGGGAACTTGCGGCAGAGTCATGCCGGCGCGTACCGGCTGCATGCCGGTAAAGAAGGCGGTACGTCCCGCCGTACAGCTCTGCTCGGCGTAGTAGTCCGTAAACATCGCGCCTTCTCGGCCGATGCGATCGATATTGGGCGTCTCGCCGACCATCAGCCCACGGTGGTAGATGCTCGGCTGCATCCATCCGATGTCATCGCCCATGATGAACAGGATATTGGGTTTATTGTCTTGAGCTGTTGCCGGGGTGACCGTTCCCGCAATGGCCAGGGCAGCGCAGATACCCGCCGCCCGCCAAATAGAGGTCTTCCGCATTATTTCTTCGTCCTTCCAAGAATGTCGACTGAGCCTCTGCGGATTGCACCGCACGACTGCGACAGTTCAGCGATCATAACCCACAGTTGATGATAACGTTTGACCTGTATGGCGCTTGATGTTTTGCGACACACGTACCGCAACACCGTGTTTCGATGATCACCGCGTCCTTCACTATCGCCCGGGGGCTGGGCCCTCTTCCGCGCATGCTCGAAGCAGCAAGGGGAGCGCCGGCGGTTGCGCGCGTTTTCCATGCCGAAGGCGTGCCGATTGAGATCGCTTCAAATCAGCATCAAAAACTTCCGCTTCGCAGCTTGATGGCGTTGATGGAGCGTGGCGCCCGCGAGGTGGGAGACGACCTGTTCGGAATCGCCTTGGGAGGCGCAATGCGCCCGGAAGATTTCGGCCCGTTCGCAAGGTACATGCTGGCCGCCCGCGACGTGCGAAGCCTATTGGCGCGGTCGACCCGGGCCATTACCTACCATCAGTCCGGCACCGGGTTCAGCATCAAGGTGTCGAACGATTTGGTGTGGTGGGGATATCGTGTTGTCGAACCAATCAGTATCGGGCGACGGGATCATATCGATCATATCCTGAAGCCGATGCTGAATGGACTGCGGCGCTACCTTGGTGACTCGTGGGTCCCCTCGCGGATAGAGGTTGAGTACGGCAGACCAAAGTGGTGGCGCGAGTTAGAAGACGTGTTCCGCGCACAGGTGTTTTTCGATATGCCGACGAACGCGGTCGTTTTCGAAAAGCGTCTTCTGGACCGCCTGGCCCTTAGGCCGATCCCATTGGGCCAACTCATCACCGGCCGAGATCTGCGGCAGCTGGTTGCCGAGCGGCCGCCACGCACACAGGCAGAGGCCGTTCGCGAAATTATCCGGCTCCGCCTCCTGGACTCGATTGTCGACATAGACGGCGCTGCGATTCTTTTAGGCATCGGTCCCCGCACGTTACAGCGACAGCTTGCCGGAGAAAACTATACTTATCGAGAGCTGGTCGAGCAGACCCGGATGGAACGCGCGCTTGCCCTCTTACGCGAGACCGCCGAGCCGGTCACCGCTATTGCCCTTTCTCTGGGTTACAGCGAAATAGCGAGTTTCTCGCGGGCGTTTCAGCGATGGACGGGATTTGCTCCAAGCCGCTACCGCTGCCGATCTGGCCCTTAGAAGCAAGATATGAGCGTTGGCTTTTGGCACTTAGCGGACCTCGACGCGGAGACGGGCGATGTCCGCTTGGGGTAGAAAACGGACATCACGGGCCCGCGCGCTCATGTCGGCCATTTGCCAGAAGCAGGCACCGATAGATCGTTGCCGTGGCTCGCTGGCCGTTCCTCCTGCCACAGGCGAGGCCCTGCCGCGGAGGGAACTTTTGATCCGCAGCCAACACTAATGGCTTGGCAAGTGCGTTCCGCGACGACGGGACGGTGCCAGTTGACTAGGAGGCCATACGACCTTCGACCACACTGCCGTCTAATCGCGCCTCAGGCTTGCGAGGATCGATCGAGCTTTACCGTGCGGAGTATTAGAGCAAGAGGAACCGCCGCAAGAGATAGAAGCATCAAGACCCAAAATGCGTCGCCATACGCAAGCAGGGCGGCCTGCCTCTCCACCGTTTGGCCAATCCATTCGATGGCCTGTTGCCGAGCTTGAAGAATAGAGCTGCCCTGCATGGCAAAGTAGTGCGTAAGCTGATCGAGCGTATGCTGGTATCCGGTGTCCGACGGCGAGAGGTGCTCTACGAGCCGGCTTTGATGGAACTGCGTGCGGTGGGCTAAGACGTTGGCCGCTAGCGATATCCCGATCGAGCCCCCCATGTTGCGTGCGGCATTAATCAACGCTGAAGCCTGATCGGTTTTGTCGGGTGGGATGCCATCGTAGGATGCCGCCAAGATGGGGATGAAGATTAACGGGAGCGCGACACCCAGCAGCATGCGCGAGAGGGCGAAGAACCAAAAGTCGGAGCCGCTATACAGGTTCGTTAGGTCGTACATGGACAGAGCCGCGATCAGCGCTCCGGTAGCGATAAGATATTTCGACTGCACGCGCGAGGTGAGTTGTCCGACGATCAGCATCATGCCCATCGTGACAAATCCACCCGGGGAAAGGACTAAGCCTGCCCACGTGGCTGTATAGCCAAACTGCAATTGCACCAGTTGTGGAAGTAGCTGGGTCGTCGCGAGAAGGATCGCACCTGCCGCAAGCATCACGAGGAAGCACGCCCCGAGTTGGCGCGAAGCGATCATGCGTACGTCGATCATGGGATTCCTGCGGCTCAGTTCCCACGGAATCATGATGAGAAATGCCGAGACACAGACGACCGTGACCCGGACAATAAATGTGGATCCGAACCAGTCGTCTACCTGGCCTCTATCCAAGATGACCTCGAGCGCGCCAAGGAACGTCGCGACGAGAAGAAAGCCGACCGTGTCAAAGCCACCTGCGTCACGCAGTCGACGCCTGTTTTCTGCGACGACGGACGCGGGTTGAACGAGAATGATGGCGATGAGCGCAAGCGCCATGAGCCCGACCGGACCGTTGATCAGGAAGCACCAATGCCACGACCAATTATCGGACAGCCAACCACCCAACGTGGGCCCGATCGCCGGCCCGGCGACCACCGCGACACCAAAGAGCGCAAACGCTTGACCACGTTTCTCCGGTGGAAACGAGTCGGCCAGGATTGACTGCGAGATAGGAACCATGCCGCCGCCGGCGAGGCCTTGGAGAATTCGAAAGATAACGAGTGACCTCAGATCCCACGCAAAGCCGCACGCCACTGAGCTGGCCGTAAACAGTGCCAGGCAGGTCATGAAGAAGGTCTTGCGCCCAAACCATCGGCCAAGAAACGCGCTGGCTGTTAGGGCAACGGCATTTGCCACCAGATAGGTTGTCACCACCCAAGAAGCTTCGT
This genomic window from Methyloceanibacter caenitepidi contains:
- the terL gene encoding phage terminase large subunit; the encoded protein is MNEITERDLLDFALLTDFESFLKHSMLTLNPGMPFLPNWHIRAIAYQLERVRRGEINRLIINMPPRHLKSITVSVAFPAFVLGHDPRQRIFSISYGSELSLKHARDFRSIVESPWYARAFSQMRLSRSLDDEATTTLKGFRKATSVGGVLTGLGGNMIILDDPQKPVDAQSKVRRDSLNQWFSNTLVSRLDNKETGAIIVVTQRVHMDDLSGHLMGSSDQWEVLSLPAIAEVDEQVPIGDDEFHTRRAGTALHPEHESLETLRGLQKDLGSYDFGAQYQQAPIPEGGATVLRNWLCWYDRPPERTTKTKVLLSIDAASKDGPQNSYSAFSAWQVQDGHYYLLNMERGRYNFPQLRDKALALAQRYEPTLIVIEDASAGIALAQELRSMGRHRVKAVPVERDKETRLFIQTSKFEAGHVHFPKDAPFIPDLLAELLAFPHGKHDDQVDSMSQALAHKFSGYTLDNLH
- a CDS encoding DUF5681 domain-containing protein; the encoded protein is MIKPNNSKKARTKNAGDGYDTGYGKPPKKHQFKPGQSGNPKGRPKGAKNESTILREIMHQRIEVREGGRARKVSRLEGLYLRCLEAALKGDLKAMAFLLNRYRLIESVETEHGEPLSHDEKSILEEFAKRFPANSRPVKE
- a CDS encoding site-specific DNA-methyltransferase; translated protein: MVEMLSPASLKAAKRNARAHNKAQEEAVANSILQFGVIKPVVIDEQSRIVAGHVVWGAAKKLGLKRIPVIRVSHLSETELRAYALADNQLATKSAWDLEILSLELGELELALPEIGLDLSITGFEPAEIDMVFDSIADGTADPIDEEVEPLEGPAVSWAGALFVLGRHRLLVGDARDETAFAQLMGGEIAEMGIHDPPYNVRIQGNVGGRGRIKRREFACASGEMTSAEFEAFLKETLGLCADNSIDGAIHYVFMDWRHIADLTSAGTDAFDELKNVCVWVKNNAGQGSFYRSEHEFVFVFKHGQAPHLNNFGLGAGGRNRSNVWRYAGVNTFRAGRMDELKMHPTVKPVAMIADAMRDCSRRGSIVLDAFAGSGTTIIAAEQTGRRAFCLEIDPHYADVAIRRWQKLTKRDATLESTGQTFDELTAATGNIPQPSKGRRS
- the modA gene encoding molybdate ABC transporter substrate-binding protein, producing MKHTALRVCFGLVLAAFACVPATSSHADEATIAVAANFTSTARKLGAVFEASTGHHVVFSFGATGQLYTQIAHGAPFDAFLAADQERPELAVSEGHAVSGTRFTYAIGLLVLWSADPQLIDGTPAVLSDPTLRHVAIANPATAPYGAAAVETMKALSVFEDLKPRLVEGKNVSQTYQFVATGNAPVGFVAASQILENDTGSSWAVPANMYAPLRQDAVLLTYGRDNEAAKDFLEFLRGTEAAKLIERLGYRPPGEN
- a CDS encoding OprO/OprP family phosphate-selective porin codes for the protein MSRKLHKGGLSLLARTAVLAIPIAYAPSARAADVDQLEAQMRAMEVQLRELKREVTEAKAQAAAAKSSNRSADGDAFGLKVKWKGAPELSNNDGKFKFKVRGRINVDYNGIDQDEQITGEPDVSAVELRRARLGVEGVLYYDWVYKFEVDFAGDNTAIKDAYIEYTGLPVNLRAGHFKTYNSLEALMSANYITFMEKAAFIEAFSIDRLIGGGVSYYENKHWTAEAGIFGTAAEADQTAYFDDGTTYSARVTVAPINRDRQVVHLGGSVRHRDASSQSRDGSDDLLFRYRARGADLHLADRFVSTPQFGDSDTLWGLEGAVVLGSFSVQGEYAQDTVQAPTALGSADPTYNGWYVDASWFLTGESRPYANGQFVRAKVQNPVYDGSGGWGAWQIAGRYDVVDLSDQSALIPGCTACAEQVTWLIGLNWYLNDYARLMLNVNQSEIEGGVNDGAEITGVGMRAQVDW
- a CDS encoding winged helix-turn-helix domain-containing protein, with the translated sequence MNKTLGKKRGEATSARLPSSRDTAKPRPFPRLRIMVRPGLVLGPGKVDLLEAIERAGSISGAGRDLGMSYRRAWLLVSALNEMFGKTLVNTSPGGAGGGGAEVTDFGRAVVDAYRRADARSNQAIREEFARIGHDMMDD